Proteins encoded in a region of the Deltaproteobacteria bacterium genome:
- a CDS encoding MmgE/PrpD family protein: MEVAEKFAKFVTHTEYMDMDPSVIEHVKKLTLKQVMGLLVGSAAPTSKKVIRYVMENSGKPESGVYGCGFRADVANAALINGFFGHASEMEDDQFPGGGISDVTTWPALMTAAEKWKLSGKEMIVALYVGQEMQNRIAMWASVGTDGIGICNLPFIGIYGATASCARALELSEEETKAAFGLAMVQGLGYMHTWGTDAHFWESATVCRNGVVNAMLAKDGMTSNPVIEKCLDMLTGGNKNIEFKKMIEGLGKAPFYTNNTWIKKWGFCFFTHNFVDVLNELMKKNGVKYEDLAEMVLHFDPLRNVVDRAEPKSAEDSRFSTQHILAYQMIHGECGLETCTEESVKDPQVAEVRKKIKVVYHPEYPTRYFSGEGRIDLKLNNGKVLTGAMDQPYGGPKYPLTMDEVVAIYRKYLKGILSEKHIERTKDIILNLENEPDIKELADICTFRHMIK, from the coding sequence ATGGAGGTTGCCGAGAAGTTTGCCAAATTTGTAACCCACACCGAGTATATGGATATGGACCCGAGCGTGATCGAGCATGTGAAGAAGCTGACCCTGAAGCAGGTTATGGGATTGCTGGTAGGGTCGGCAGCGCCGACTTCCAAGAAAGTGATCCGGTATGTGATGGAAAATTCTGGAAAGCCGGAGAGTGGGGTTTACGGCTGCGGCTTTCGGGCGGACGTGGCTAATGCGGCTTTGATCAACGGTTTTTTCGGACATGCTTCGGAAATGGAAGATGACCAGTTCCCCGGCGGCGGCATCAGCGACGTGACCACCTGGCCGGCACTAATGACCGCCGCGGAAAAATGGAAGTTATCCGGGAAAGAGATGATCGTGGCTCTATACGTCGGACAAGAAATGCAGAACAGGATTGCCATGTGGGCCTCGGTGGGGACGGACGGGATCGGCATCTGCAATCTGCCTTTTATCGGAATTTATGGAGCGACGGCGAGCTGTGCCCGCGCCCTGGAATTGTCGGAGGAGGAGACGAAAGCGGCCTTTGGACTGGCCATGGTCCAGGGGTTGGGGTACATGCACACCTGGGGGACAGATGCCCATTTTTGGGAGTCGGCGACGGTGTGCCGCAACGGGGTGGTGAACGCCATGCTGGCCAAAGACGGGATGACCAGCAATCCGGTGATCGAAAAATGCCTGGACATGCTTACCGGCGGTAACAAGAATATTGAATTCAAAAAGATGATCGAGGGCCTGGGGAAAGCTCCCTTCTATACGAACAACACCTGGATCAAGAAATGGGGGTTCTGCTTCTTCACCCACAACTTCGTGGATGTGCTCAACGAGCTAATGAAAAAGAATGGGGTGAAGTACGAAGATTTGGCGGAGATGGTGCTCCATTTCGACCCGTTGCGGAACGTGGTGGACCGGGCGGAACCCAAAAGCGCCGAGGACAGCCGCTTCAGCACCCAGCATATCCTGGCCTACCAGATGATCCATGGGGAATGCGGGTTGGAGACTTGCACGGAAGAGTCGGTGAAAGATCCCCAAGTTGCCGAGGTCCGCAAAAAGATCAAGGTAGTGTACCATCCAGAATACCCGACGCGGTATTTCTCGGGAGAGGGGCGGATTGACCTAAAATTGAATAACGGGAAAGTGCTGACCGGGGCCATGGACCAGCCTTATGGAGGTCCCAAGTATCCGTTGACCATGGACGAGGTCGTAGCGATTTACCGCAAGTATCTAAAGGGAATCCTGTCGGAGAAGCATATTGAGCGGACCAAAGACATCATCCTGAACCTGGAGAACGAGCCGGACATCAAAGAGCTGGCGGATATTTGTACCTTTCGGCACATGATTAAATAA
- a CDS encoding TAXI family TRAP transporter solute-binding subunit, whose translation MQPTPEESKKIEAEISYLYLGMIPPNKAPGENADRERKAFFWSMYWVAQASMPELVVYDILKVTQEPKNKELLGKVLNYWITAGPKFSSIEKIGIPIHPGAVKFWKEKGVKLPGELIK comes from the coding sequence GTGCAACCCACGCCGGAAGAATCTAAGAAGATTGAAGCGGAGATCTCCTACCTGTACCTGGGTATGATCCCGCCCAACAAGGCCCCCGGGGAAAATGCGGATCGGGAGAGGAAAGCTTTCTTCTGGTCCATGTACTGGGTAGCCCAGGCGAGTATGCCGGAATTGGTCGTATATGATATCCTCAAAGTGACCCAGGAGCCCAAGAACAAGGAGCTTTTAGGAAAGGTTCTGAATTACTGGATTACGGCCGGGCCAAAATTTTCTTCAATCGAGAAAATCGGCATCCCTATCCACCCGGGGGCAGTGAAATTCTGGAAGGAAAAAGGGGTAAAGCTTCCTGGGGAACTCATTAAATAG
- a CDS encoding NAD(P)-dependent oxidoreductase has translation MKTKIGFVGLGTMGKWMAFNLMKAGFPLKFFARRKEVVEQMTSQGGKALPSLKELAQESTWVIFCLPDTEAVEAVLFGKDGIVDVLKPGQMVIDCGTIHPLSSRKIAASLQGRGIPFLDAPISGMEARAKAGTLTIMVGGEEAVFQQVRPALEAMGNKIIYAGISGNGQMMKLINQVMFDIHCAAIAELLPMAVKMGLDPEQTCTVARTGTGQCFALDNFAPLILEGNFGPGYPLADAYKDMVHVAEISSAHRIPLPITAAAMVTYQMALDQGLGKENKGAMIKVWEGVLGVQVRKKGAGDKG, from the coding sequence ATGAAAACCAAAATTGGATTTGTCGGCCTGGGAACGATGGGCAAATGGATGGCTTTCAACCTGATGAAAGCCGGGTTCCCACTGAAGTTCTTTGCCCGAAGAAAAGAGGTCGTGGAGCAAATGACCTCCCAGGGCGGCAAAGCGCTTCCTTCGCTGAAAGAGCTGGCCCAGGAGTCCACTTGGGTAATCTTCTGCCTCCCAGACACAGAGGCCGTGGAAGCGGTCCTATTTGGAAAAGATGGGATTGTGGATGTTCTGAAACCCGGCCAGATGGTCATCGATTGTGGAACAATCCATCCTCTCAGCTCGCGAAAAATAGCCGCATCTTTGCAGGGTAGGGGAATCCCTTTCTTGGACGCGCCTATCTCTGGCATGGAAGCCCGCGCCAAGGCTGGGACTCTGACCATCATGGTGGGAGGTGAGGAAGCGGTTTTCCAACAAGTGCGGCCTGCTCTGGAAGCCATGGGCAATAAAATCATTTATGCGGGCATTTCTGGTAATGGGCAGATGATGAAACTGATTAATCAGGTCATGTTTGATATTCACTGTGCAGCCATTGCTGAGCTTCTTCCGATGGCGGTAAAAATGGGGCTTGATCCCGAACAAACCTGTACCGTTGCTCGCACGGGCACGGGGCAATGCTTTGCATTGGATAACTTCGCCCCCCTCATCTTGGAGGGGAACTTCGGGCCCGGTTATCCGTTAGCGGATGCCTACAAAGACATGGTGCATGTAGCTGAGATCAGCAGTGCCCACCGGATTCCTCTTCCTATCACAGCAGCGGCCATGGTTACCTACCAGATGGCCTTAGACCAGGGACTGGGAAAGGAAAATAAAGGGGCGATGATTAAGGTATGGGAAGGGGTTCTCGGGGTGCAAGTAAGGAAAAAGGGCGCTGGGGACAAAGGGTAA